A genomic stretch from Caulobacter sp. FWC2 includes:
- the flaF gene encoding flagellar biosynthesis regulator FlaF — MSLRAYQQAATRAENPREMEYRLFGQVTRALMDASQAPADDIATRIDALDWNRKVWSALATDCSLPENQLPKELRASIISLSLWVGRHSSAVMRKEEDFEPLIEINRMMMQGLSARADAA; from the coding sequence ATGTCTCTTCGGGCTTATCAGCAGGCGGCGACGCGGGCTGAGAACCCCCGTGAAATGGAGTACCGCCTGTTCGGTCAGGTGACGCGCGCCCTCATGGACGCGTCCCAGGCCCCGGCGGACGACATTGCCACGCGGATCGACGCATTGGATTGGAATCGCAAGGTCTGGTCGGCCTTGGCGACAGACTGTTCCTTGCCTGAAAACCAACTGCCGAAAGAGCTTCGGGCCAGCATCATCTCGCTGAGCCTTTGGGTCGGTCGTCACTCCAGCGCCGTGATGCGCAAGGAGGAGGATTTCGAGCCCCTGATCGAGATCAACCGCATGATGATGCAAGGGCTGTCCGCGCGCGCCGACGCCGCCTGA
- a CDS encoding aspartate aminotransferase family protein: MYDAEHPVLDEAALRDLEAQYCSYGDTVHYLPDPKFFTGCEGSFMYDAQGREYLDLQMWYSAVNFGYRNPRLTAVAHRQLDTLPQVASQYLHREKVELAAMIAQDAEKKFGRKGRVHFNVGGAQAVEDSLKLVRNATGGKQLMFAFEGGYHGRTLGASAITSSYRYRRRYGHFGDRAQFIEFPYHFRGPKGMSKEEYGHHCVQKFARLFETEYNGVLDTKTGQAEYAAFFIEPIQGTGGYVIPPMNFFSELKKVLDQYGILLVVDEIQMGMWRTGKLWSIEHFGVQPDVLVFGKALTNGLNPLSGVWAREELINPEIFPPGSTHSTFNANPMGTSVALETLRMTHEVDYGAQVMAKGAYFLEGLKELQKRWPQIGDVDGLGLALRAEICEADGFTPNKVLLNKMEEVAMSGELEVDGKTMGLILDVGGYHKNVITLAPSLEISKDEIDLALKLLDAVLRRCVD, from the coding sequence ATGTACGACGCCGAACACCCCGTCCTCGACGAAGCCGCCCTGCGCGACCTCGAGGCCCAGTACTGCTCCTACGGCGATACGGTCCACTATCTGCCCGACCCGAAGTTCTTCACGGGCTGCGAGGGCTCGTTCATGTACGACGCGCAGGGCCGCGAGTATCTGGACCTGCAGATGTGGTACTCGGCCGTCAATTTCGGCTACCGCAATCCGCGCCTGACCGCCGTCGCCCACCGCCAGCTCGACACCCTGCCGCAGGTCGCCAGCCAGTACCTGCACCGCGAGAAGGTTGAGCTCGCCGCGATGATCGCCCAGGACGCCGAGAAGAAGTTCGGCCGCAAGGGCCGGGTCCATTTCAATGTCGGCGGCGCCCAGGCCGTCGAGGATTCGCTGAAGCTGGTCCGCAACGCCACCGGCGGCAAGCAGCTGATGTTCGCGTTCGAGGGCGGCTATCACGGCCGCACCCTGGGCGCTTCGGCGATCACCTCGTCGTACCGCTATCGCCGCCGCTACGGCCACTTCGGCGACCGCGCCCAGTTCATCGAGTTCCCGTACCACTTCCGCGGCCCCAAGGGCATGAGCAAGGAAGAGTACGGTCACCACTGCGTCCAGAAGTTCGCCCGCCTGTTCGAGACCGAATATAACGGCGTGCTCGACACCAAGACCGGCCAGGCGGAATACGCCGCCTTCTTCATCGAGCCCATCCAAGGCACCGGCGGCTACGTCATCCCGCCGATGAACTTCTTCTCCGAACTGAAGAAGGTCCTCGACCAGTACGGCATTCTGCTGGTGGTTGATGAGATCCAGATGGGCATGTGGCGGACCGGCAAGCTGTGGTCGATCGAACACTTTGGCGTGCAGCCGGACGTACTGGTGTTCGGCAAGGCCCTGACCAATGGCCTGAACCCCCTGTCGGGCGTCTGGGCCCGCGAAGAGCTGATCAATCCGGAGATCTTCCCGCCCGGTTCGACCCACTCGACCTTCAACGCCAACCCGATGGGCACCTCGGTGGCGCTGGAGACCCTGCGCATGACCCACGAGGTCGACTACGGCGCCCAGGTGATGGCGAAGGGCGCCTACTTCCTGGAAGGCCTGAAGGAGTTGCAGAAGCGCTGGCCGCAGATCGGCGACGTCGACGGCCTGGGTTTGGCCCTGCGCGCCGAGATCTGCGAGGCGGACGGCTTCACGCCCAACAAGGTCCTGCTGAACAAGATGGAAGAGGTCGCCATGTCGGGCGAGCTCGAGGTCGACGGCAAGACCATGGGCCTGATCCTCGACGTCGGCGGCTACCACAAGAACGTCATCACGCTCGCGCCCTCGCTGGAGATCAGCAAGGACGAGATCGACCTGGCCCTGAAGCTTCTGGATGCGGTGCTGCGCCGGTGCGTCGACTGA
- a CDS encoding EamA family transporter, producing the protein MTPPEPVVDPAPPTTFRARWAKRLLFLALPLLGLAYQVTAKETAQVMSGVPFGRLWLSKVLTVPWAEALIALEIISFCAWMVVLSEIKLSEAFPLSALSYVLVVAASWTVFHEPASLLQILGGVAILAGVWLMGRSGEPAQ; encoded by the coding sequence TTGACCCCACCTGAACCGGTCGTCGATCCGGCGCCCCCGACCACCTTCCGCGCGCGATGGGCCAAACGCTTGCTGTTCCTGGCCCTGCCCCTGCTGGGCCTGGCCTATCAGGTGACCGCCAAGGAGACCGCCCAGGTCATGTCCGGCGTCCCGTTCGGCAGGCTATGGCTTTCGAAGGTGCTGACCGTGCCGTGGGCCGAGGCGCTGATCGCGCTGGAGATCATCAGCTTCTGCGCCTGGATGGTGGTGCTGTCCGAGATCAAGCTCAGCGAAGCCTTCCCGCTGTCGGCGCTCAGCTACGTGCTGGTCGTGGCGGCCAGCTGGACCGTCTTCCACGAGCCCGCCAGCCTGCTGCAGATCCTCGGCGGCGTCGCCATCCTCGCCGGGGTCTGGCTGATGGGCCGCTCCGGCGAACCGGCGCAATGA
- a CDS encoding GNAT family N-acetyltransferase — protein MLEARVVDTLAAVDPAAWDALFPGEVERYDYLAAVEAAGLEGFAWRYVLVEEDGRLLAAAPAFLTRYALETTVDGAARTILRAIGRVAPGLTTLRLACLGSPCTETAQLGLSPDADPVVLLGLMMKTFEDAARHERCGLMAVKDVPAPHAALWANALGPADYQPMTGLPLASLEVDFPDQETYLARLSPATRKDMRRKLRAAQVVRVEVRRDLTGLESEVMALYAETRARGDLQFETLTADYFTGVLDRMGERAACVLYFVDDVLLAANLVLIDAGTLVDKFFCMRAEGRDHNLYFLSWFTNIRLCLDLGLTRYQSGQAAYANKLRLGSGLIPTAMYFRHRNPLLNRALRWLAPLLAPDVPH, from the coding sequence ATGCTTGAAGCCCGTGTCGTCGACACCCTGGCCGCCGTCGACCCCGCCGCCTGGGACGCCCTCTTCCCCGGCGAGGTCGAGCGCTATGACTATCTGGCCGCAGTCGAGGCCGCCGGCCTGGAAGGCTTCGCCTGGCGCTATGTCCTGGTCGAGGAGGATGGGCGGCTGCTGGCAGCCGCGCCGGCCTTTCTCACCCGGTACGCCCTGGAAACCACCGTCGACGGCGCCGCCAGGACTATCCTGCGCGCGATCGGCCGGGTCGCGCCGGGACTGACCACGCTGCGCCTGGCCTGCCTTGGCTCACCGTGCACGGAGACCGCCCAGCTCGGACTGTCGCCCGACGCCGACCCGGTCGTTCTACTTGGCCTGATGATGAAGACCTTCGAAGACGCTGCGCGACATGAGCGCTGCGGCCTGATGGCGGTCAAGGACGTGCCGGCCCCGCATGCCGCCCTGTGGGCCAATGCCCTAGGTCCGGCCGACTACCAGCCGATGACCGGCCTGCCGCTGGCCAGCCTGGAGGTCGATTTTCCCGACCAGGAAACCTATCTGGCGCGGCTGTCTCCGGCGACCCGCAAGGACATGCGCCGCAAGCTGCGCGCCGCCCAGGTCGTGAGGGTCGAGGTTCGCCGCGACCTGACAGGCCTCGAGTCCGAGGTCATGGCCCTCTATGCCGAGACGAGGGCGCGCGGCGACCTGCAATTCGAGACCCTTACGGCGGACTATTTCACCGGCGTGCTGGACCGCATGGGCGAGCGCGCTGCCTGCGTGCTCTATTTCGTCGACGACGTGCTGTTGGCCGCCAACCTAGTCCTGATCGACGCCGGAACCCTCGTCGACAAGTTCTTCTGCATGCGGGCCGAGGGCCGCGACCACAACCTCTACTTCCTGAGCTGGTTCACCAACATCCGGCTTTGCCTCGACCTGGGCCTGACCCGCTATCAGAGCGGCCAGGCCGCCTATGCCAACAAGCTGCGACTAGGCAGCGGCCTGATCCCCACGGCCATGTATTTTCGCCACCGCAACCCGTTGCTCAACCGCGCCCTGCGCTGGCTCGCGCCGCTGCTGGCGCCGGACGTCCCCCATTGA
- a CDS encoding carboxylesterase, whose amino-acid sequence MTVQDRSFRLKAEGRRGVLLIHGLTGAPDEMKFLARRLHRQGFDVMVPQLAGHGADMATLLRSTWRDWLDSVVAAYDAYAREVDEIFVAGVCVGGALGLELAAQRPEIAAAVVYSMTFEYDGWNMKGWMKGAYLIQAIANLPLVRRISFAEPYPFGLKDERLRERVARAPEAFIEGSLDRLPFGALFQMYRLGRRLEHDASAIDIPCLIMHAREDDMSDPRNAWRLKRALGPKAEVRLFEDSYHMLHVDKERALVADETAAFFLRHAASAPAFAAEPVHA is encoded by the coding sequence ATGACCGTTCAAGACCGCAGCTTCCGGCTGAAGGCCGAGGGCCGTCGCGGCGTATTGCTGATCCACGGCCTGACTGGCGCCCCCGACGAGATGAAGTTCCTGGCCAGGCGGCTGCACCGCCAGGGCTTCGACGTCATGGTCCCGCAGCTGGCCGGACACGGCGCCGACATGGCCACGCTGCTGCGCAGCACCTGGCGCGACTGGCTGGACTCCGTGGTCGCCGCCTACGACGCCTACGCCCGCGAGGTCGACGAGATCTTCGTTGCTGGCGTCTGCGTCGGCGGCGCTCTGGGTCTGGAGCTGGCCGCCCAGCGCCCCGAGATAGCCGCCGCCGTCGTCTATTCGATGACCTTCGAATACGACGGCTGGAACATGAAAGGCTGGATGAAGGGCGCCTACCTGATCCAGGCGATCGCCAACCTGCCGCTGGTGCGCCGGATCAGCTTCGCCGAGCCGTATCCTTTCGGCCTCAAGGACGAGCGCCTGCGCGAACGCGTGGCGCGCGCGCCGGAAGCCTTCATCGAGGGCTCTCTGGACCGTCTGCCGTTCGGAGCCCTATTCCAGATGTATCGCCTGGGCCGGCGCCTAGAGCACGACGCCAGCGCCATCGACATCCCCTGCCTGATCATGCATGCGCGCGAAGACGACATGAGCGATCCGCGCAACGCCTGGCGCTTGAAGCGCGCCCTGGGGCCAAAGGCCGAAGTGCGGCTGTTCGAGGACAGCTACCACATGCTGCACGTCGACAAGGAGCGCGCCCTGGTCGCCGACGAGACCGCCGCCTTCTTCCTGCGCCACGCCGCCAGCGCCCCGGCCTTCGCGGCCGAGCCCGTACATGCTTGA
- the pseH gene encoding UDP-4-amino-4,6-dideoxy-N-acetyl-beta-L-altrosamine N-acetyltransferase: MIELRDLRDEDETILFQWRSEPEVDRWMSDAELPSRAAHAAWFDALRTDPDMRGWMITRSDAPMGLITLTGLGSHHRRASLHWFLGSAEARGRGVGRAAQVLGLDLAFGELGLHKVFAEVMADNDAALKAQSSAGFRREGYLRGHVLKGGEPRDVVLLGILASEWAGLREGARRALSDANLIAA, from the coding sequence ATGATCGAACTTCGCGACTTGCGAGACGAGGACGAGACGATCCTCTTTCAGTGGCGCTCCGAACCGGAGGTAGACCGCTGGATGTCCGACGCAGAACTGCCGAGCCGGGCGGCTCACGCGGCCTGGTTCGACGCTCTGCGGACCGATCCCGACATGCGCGGCTGGATGATCACCCGTTCTGACGCGCCCATGGGCCTGATCACCCTGACCGGCCTTGGCAGCCACCATCGCCGCGCCAGCCTGCATTGGTTCCTCGGTTCGGCCGAGGCGCGGGGCAGGGGCGTGGGGCGCGCGGCCCAGGTTCTGGGTCTGGACCTCGCCTTCGGCGAGCTCGGCCTGCACAAGGTGTTCGCCGAGGTCATGGCCGATAACGACGCGGCCTTGAAGGCTCAATCCTCGGCCGGATTCCGCCGCGAAGGTTATCTGCGCGGCCACGTGCTGAAGGGCGGCGAGCCGCGCGACGTCGTGCTGCTGGGAATCCTGGCCTCGGAGTGGGCGGGGCTGCGCGAGGGCGCTCGCCGGGCGCTGTCGGACGCCAACCTTATCGCCGCTTAA
- a CDS encoding arginase family protein, translating to MRRLSDRLTPVLLDLDGAFEDQTLLAAETLAAGGHQVTARDLGPALRLWSRPPALEALRERLRAGVQTSPSLVFTGSGDFHHVSPLLIERAIEASWSESVTVLHFDNHPDWVRFEDGMHCGSWVGTAARLPGVAKVVTVGVCSDDIAHPTAKGAHLDLADDGRLELYAYRAPDGGAAVRVGAAAWPTVESLGEEAFVDFLASRIETDAVYVTIDKDVLRPEDAATNWDQGRTSLRFLEAMLDRILAERRLIGADIVGDWSRPRYGGGAVAALLKQGEALLDQPWSPPAPQARQVNEGVNRRLLRLFVQVAA from the coding sequence GTGCGTCGACTGAGTGATCGCCTGACCCCGGTGCTCCTGGACCTCGACGGCGCGTTCGAGGACCAGACGCTGCTGGCCGCTGAAACCCTGGCCGCGGGCGGTCACCAAGTGACCGCCCGCGACCTTGGTCCGGCCCTGCGCCTGTGGAGCCGCCCGCCCGCGCTGGAAGCCCTGCGCGAGCGCCTGCGGGCGGGTGTCCAGACCAGCCCCAGCCTGGTGTTCACCGGCTCGGGCGACTTTCACCACGTCTCGCCGCTGCTGATCGAGCGGGCGATCGAGGCGTCGTGGAGCGAAAGCGTGACGGTGCTGCATTTCGACAACCACCCCGACTGGGTGCGGTTCGAGGACGGCATGCACTGCGGTTCGTGGGTCGGGACGGCCGCGCGCCTGCCCGGCGTGGCCAAGGTGGTCACGGTCGGTGTGTGCAGCGACGACATCGCCCATCCGACCGCCAAGGGCGCGCATCTGGACCTGGCCGACGACGGTCGGCTGGAGCTGTACGCCTATCGCGCGCCGGACGGCGGCGCGGCCGTCCGCGTGGGCGCCGCCGCGTGGCCGACGGTCGAGAGCCTGGGCGAGGAAGCCTTTGTCGACTTCCTGGCTTCGCGCATCGAGACCGACGCCGTCTATGTCACGATCGACAAGGACGTCCTGCGACCGGAAGACGCCGCCACCAACTGGGACCAGGGGCGCACCAGCCTGCGGTTCCTGGAGGCGATGCTCGACCGCATCCTGGCCGAACGCCGCCTGATCGGGGCCGACATCGTCGGCGACTGGAGCCGTCCGCGCTATGGCGGCGGCGCCGTCGCGGCCCTGCTCAAGCAAGGCGAGGCGTTGCTGGACCAGCCCTGGTCGCCGCCTGCGCCCCAGGCCCGCCAGGTCAATGAGGGCGTCAACCGGCGCCTGTTGCGCCTGTTCGTGCAGGTCGCCGCATGA
- a CDS encoding MipA/OmpV family protein encodes MRPSAIVLAAFVVVSMASAAKAEAGSPDYGPWTVDVGLISRTRPVHLGSSRYTTDLLPIVSASYGDLVEFSLDDGLTASLWRGGGWSAGPVVEYRQSYNDRVPRRAFVMEDAVEVGGFVKRLTPIGDVSLRVRKAVDGYGGWSGDLAFDTGAQVSPRWKVGAQARLSWADSSFSREYFGLRRKADRPQQLPRFAENDFYSAGLELDAARAIGPRTAIVATFSEDRILGEEWRSPLLRTRDMVTFGLGLTYRFG; translated from the coding sequence ATGAGACCCAGCGCGATCGTCCTGGCCGCCTTCGTCGTCGTGAGCATGGCCAGCGCGGCCAAGGCTGAAGCGGGCTCGCCCGACTATGGTCCTTGGACGGTGGATGTCGGATTGATCTCCCGCACGCGCCCCGTCCATCTGGGATCGTCTCGCTACACGACCGATCTGCTGCCGATCGTCTCGGCCAGCTACGGCGACCTTGTGGAGTTCAGCCTCGACGATGGCCTGACCGCCAGCCTGTGGCGCGGCGGCGGCTGGTCGGCTGGTCCTGTGGTGGAATACCGCCAGTCCTATAACGACCGCGTGCCCCGGCGGGCCTTCGTCATGGAAGACGCGGTCGAGGTCGGCGGCTTCGTGAAGCGCCTCACGCCCATCGGCGATGTCAGCCTGCGGGTGCGCAAGGCGGTCGACGGCTATGGCGGCTGGTCCGGCGACCTGGCGTTCGATACCGGCGCCCAGGTCTCGCCGCGCTGGAAGGTCGGCGCGCAGGCCCGTCTCTCGTGGGCCGACAGCAGCTTCTCGCGCGAGTATTTCGGCCTGCGACGGAAAGCCGACCGGCCCCAGCAGCTGCCGCGCTTTGCCGAAAACGACTTCTACAGCGCCGGTCTGGAACTGGACGCCGCCCGGGCTATTGGTCCGCGCACGGCCATCGTCGCCACGTTCAGCGAGGACCGCATCCTGGGCGAGGAGTGGCGCAGTCCGCTGCTGCGCACCCGCGACATGGTGACGTTCGGCTTGGGCCTGACCTACCGGTTTGGCTGA
- a CDS encoding MtnX-like HAD-IB family phosphatase: MQVFCDFDGTIAKVDTTDLVLTRLADPAWEDLEDQWKRGEITAAACMRGQVALIGGDDAALDAVLDSVELVNGFADFVAWCQASAVPLTVVSDGVDYFIARILSRHGLGYLPVVANRLVGDAVAGRRLEQPWSRAGCAAGSGVCKCQVASTDAQTDNLMVFIGDGRSDFCVSGRADLLFARDKLAAYARSRAMPHHEFSDFHSITTTLAAVHGRLARRAAI, encoded by the coding sequence ATGCAAGTTTTCTGTGATTTCGACGGTACGATCGCCAAGGTCGACACGACCGATCTGGTCCTGACCCGTCTGGCCGACCCGGCCTGGGAGGACCTCGAGGACCAGTGGAAGCGCGGCGAGATCACCGCTGCGGCGTGCATGCGCGGCCAGGTCGCCCTGATCGGCGGCGACGACGCCGCGCTCGACGCCGTGCTCGACAGCGTCGAATTGGTCAACGGCTTCGCGGATTTCGTCGCCTGGTGCCAGGCCAGCGCCGTGCCGCTGACCGTGGTCAGCGACGGCGTCGACTATTTCATCGCCCGGATCCTGAGCCGCCACGGCCTGGGATATCTGCCCGTCGTCGCCAACCGCCTGGTCGGTGACGCGGTCGCTGGACGCCGGCTGGAGCAGCCCTGGTCGCGCGCCGGCTGCGCGGCCGGGTCGGGGGTCTGCAAGTGCCAGGTCGCCTCGACCGACGCCCAGACCGACAACCTCATGGTCTTCATCGGCGACGGGCGCTCTGACTTCTGTGTCTCGGGTCGCGCCGACCTGCTGTTCGCGCGCGACAAGCTGGCCGCCTACGCCCGCTCACGCGCCATGCCGCACCACGAATTCTCGGACTTCCACAGCATCACCACGACGCTCGCCGCGGTCCACGGCCGCCTGGCCCGTCGCGCCGCCATCTGA
- a CDS encoding flagellin, with protein MLNSINTNPSALIALQNLNATNTELAATQGRINTGKKVGSAKDNGAIWSMAKMQSASSSSLNAVKDSLQRGQSTIDVALAAGDTITDLLTKMKEKALAASDTSLNTASFNALKSDFTSLRDQITKATDNAKFNGVSLADGKTTKLSFLANQDGGNFTIKSQTLSLDGLSLSVGTSFSTATDAKAMIAIMTNALQTATNKLSSLGTSSTGLDTHLTFVGKLQDSLDAGVGNLVDADLAKESAKLQSLQTKQQLGVQALSIANQSPQTILSLFKG; from the coding sequence ATGCTGAACTCGATCAACACGAATCCGAGCGCCCTCATCGCGCTCCAAAACCTGAACGCAACCAACACGGAGCTCGCCGCCACCCAAGGCCGTATTAACACCGGCAAGAAGGTTGGATCTGCCAAGGACAATGGCGCGATCTGGTCGATGGCCAAGATGCAAAGCGCGAGCTCGAGCTCGTTGAACGCCGTGAAGGATTCGCTCCAGCGCGGTCAGTCGACGATCGATGTTGCTCTCGCGGCAGGCGACACCATCACCGATCTGCTCACGAAGATGAAGGAAAAGGCCCTGGCCGCTTCCGACACCTCGCTGAACACCGCCTCGTTCAACGCGCTCAAGTCTGACTTCACCTCTCTCCGTGACCAGATCACCAAGGCCACGGATAACGCGAAGTTCAATGGCGTGAGTCTCGCCGACGGTAAGACCACGAAGTTGTCGTTCCTGGCCAACCAGGATGGCGGCAACTTCACGATCAAGTCTCAGACGCTGTCCCTGGACGGCCTGAGCTTGTCGGTCGGCACCAGCTTTTCAACCGCTACGGACGCGAAAGCCATGATCGCGATCATGACCAACGCGTTGCAGACGGCCACGAACAAACTGTCTTCCCTGGGTACGTCCTCGACCGGTCTGGATACTCACCTGACCTTCGTGGGCAAGCTGCAGGACAGCCTGGACGCCGGCGTGGGCAACCTCGTCGACGCGGACCTGGCGAAGGAAAGCGCCAAGCTGCAGTCGCTGCAAACCAAGCAGCAACTGGGCGTCCAAGCGCTCTCGATCGCCAATCAGAGCCCGCAGACGATCCTGTCGCTGTTCAAGGGGTGA
- the ssb gene encoding single-stranded DNA-binding protein, producing the protein MAGSVNKVILVGNLGADPEIRSLGSGDRVANLRIATSETWRDRTSGERKEKTEWHRVVIFNDNLVKVAEQYLRKGSTVYIEGAIQTRKWTDNTGAEKYSTEIVLQKFRGELTMLGGRGDGAGAGASSGGGDEYGGGYSGGGGGSSFGGGGGQRSQPSGPRESFSADLDDEIPF; encoded by the coding sequence ATGGCTGGCAGCGTCAACAAGGTCATTCTGGTGGGCAATCTCGGGGCTGATCCCGAGATCCGCAGCCTCGGTTCGGGCGACCGCGTCGCCAATCTTCGCATCGCCACCTCCGAGACCTGGCGCGACCGCACCAGCGGCGAGCGCAAGGAAAAGACGGAGTGGCACCGCGTCGTGATCTTCAACGACAACCTGGTGAAGGTCGCCGAGCAGTATCTGCGCAAGGGCTCGACGGTCTATATCGAGGGCGCGATCCAGACCCGAAAGTGGACCGACAACACGGGCGCTGAGAAGTACTCGACCGAGATCGTGCTGCAGAAGTTCCGCGGCGAGTTGACCATGCTGGGCGGTCGCGGCGACGGCGCGGGCGCTGGCGCCTCGTCGGGCGGCGGTGACGAGTACGGTGGCGGCTATTCGGGCGGTGGCGGCGGCTCCAGCTTTGGCGGCGGCGGCGGCCAGCGCAGCCAGCCCAGCGGCCCGCGCGAGAGCTTCTCGGCCGACCTGGACGACGAGATTCCGTTCTAG
- a CDS encoding permease, producing MSRILSSAALGLAFCVVTEITRELCFKAAANRAQDGSNYVLDLARQPVLWLGLAFWISETIALVRVLEIAPLSVAYQITTLPYAGIPIAGALVFRERLTRGQVAGAVLIGLGVILVGASGL from the coding sequence ATGAGCCGTATCCTGTCCTCGGCCGCCTTGGGTCTGGCCTTTTGCGTCGTGACCGAGATCACCCGCGAGCTGTGCTTCAAGGCCGCCGCCAACCGGGCTCAGGACGGTTCGAACTACGTTCTCGACCTGGCGCGCCAGCCGGTCCTGTGGCTCGGGCTGGCGTTCTGGATCAGCGAGACCATCGCCCTGGTCCGCGTCCTGGAGATCGCGCCGCTGTCGGTGGCCTATCAGATCACCACCTTGCCCTATGCCGGCATCCCGATCGCCGGCGCCCTGGTGTTCCGCGAGCGCCTGACCCGAGGTCAGGTCGCGGGCGCGGTGCTGATCGGGCTGGGCGTGATCCTGGTCGGAGCCTCCGGCCTATGA
- a CDS encoding flagellin, whose protein sequence is MTLSVNTNQPALIALQNLNRTNDDMQSVQTRINTGLSISTAKDNAAVWSIAQEQRSDMSALSAVKMSLDRATSIADVALAGGESVSDLLKLLREKVVAAKDTSLTTSSRTSLNADFQGLIKNLDQVVKSAVFDGANLLNGSQTVGMTFLADADATQAITLTAQDLSLGGTINTLTTTDDILTPTNADAVLQRLDASMTAVNQAVGNIGTQAKQIEAHNSFVSKLSDVLETGVGNLVDADLAKESARLQALQVKQQLGAQALSIANSAPQIILSLFKGG, encoded by the coding sequence ATGACGTTGAGCGTCAACACGAACCAGCCCGCGCTGATCGCGCTGCAGAATCTGAACCGCACCAACGACGACATGCAGTCGGTGCAGACGCGCATCAACACGGGCCTGTCGATCTCGACCGCGAAAGACAACGCGGCCGTCTGGTCGATCGCTCAGGAGCAGCGCTCCGACATGAGCGCGCTCAGCGCCGTCAAGATGAGCCTGGACCGCGCGACCTCTATCGCCGACGTGGCTCTGGCCGGCGGCGAGTCGGTGTCCGATCTGCTGAAGCTGTTGCGCGAGAAGGTGGTGGCCGCCAAGGACACCTCGCTGACCACTTCGTCGCGCACTTCTCTGAATGCCGACTTCCAGGGGCTGATCAAGAACCTCGACCAGGTCGTCAAGAGCGCGGTCTTCGACGGCGCGAACCTGCTAAATGGCAGCCAGACGGTCGGCATGACCTTCCTGGCCGACGCCGATGCGACCCAGGCCATCACCCTGACCGCGCAGGACCTGTCGCTAGGCGGCACGATCAACACCCTGACGACGACCGACGACATCCTGACGCCGACCAATGCCGACGCCGTGCTGCAGCGCCTCGACGCGAGCATGACCGCCGTCAACCAAGCCGTCGGCAACATCGGCACGCAAGCCAAGCAGATCGAGGCTCACAACAGCTTCGTGAGCAAGCTGAGCGACGTGCTGGAGACGGGCGTCGGCAACCTGGTGGACGCCGACCTGGCCAAGGAGAGCGCTCGCCTGCAGGCCTTGCAGGTGAAGCAGCAGCTGGGCGCTCAGGCGCTTTCGATCGCCAACAGCGCGCCGCAGATCATCCTGTCGCTGTTCAAGGGCGGCTAG
- a CDS encoding flagellin yields MPLNSINTNSGALIALQNLNSTNTELGMVQQRINTGKKVGNAKDNGAIWAMSKNQSANSQALNSVKDSLQRGQSTIDVALAAGDTITDLLGKMKEKALAASDTSLNTASFNALKADFTSLRDQITKAADNAKFNGVSLADGKTTKMTFLANTDGSGFTVNAKTLGLAGIGLSAGSTFTTATLAKAVLTQIDNAIGTATNKLASLGTSSTGLDTHLTFVGKLQDSLDAGVGNLVDADLAKESAKLQSLQTKQQLGVQALSIANQSSSSILSLFR; encoded by the coding sequence ATGCCGCTGAATAGCATCAATACGAACTCTGGCGCCCTGATCGCCCTGCAGAACCTCAACAGCACGAACACCGAGCTGGGGATGGTTCAGCAACGCATCAACACCGGCAAGAAGGTCGGTAACGCCAAGGACAACGGCGCCATCTGGGCCATGTCCAAGAACCAATCGGCCAATTCGCAAGCCTTGAATTCGGTGAAGGACTCGCTGCAACGCGGCCAGTCGACCATCGACGTGGCCCTGGCCGCCGGCGACACCATCACCGACCTGCTCGGCAAGATGAAGGAAAAGGCCCTGGCCGCTTCCGACACCTCGCTGAACACCGCCTCGTTCAACGCGCTGAAGGCCGACTTCACCTCTCTGCGCGACCAAATCACGAAGGCCGCTGACAACGCCAAGTTCAACGGCGTCAGCCTGGCCGACGGCAAGACCACCAAGATGACCTTCCTGGCCAACACCGATGGCTCGGGCTTCACCGTCAACGCCAAGACCCTCGGCCTGGCCGGTATCGGTCTGTCGGCTGGTTCGACCTTCACCACGGCCACTCTGGCCAAGGCGGTCCTGACCCAGATCGACAACGCCATCGGCACCGCGACCAACAAGCTGGCCTCGCTGGGCACGAGCTCGACCGGTTTGGACACCCACCTGACCTTCGTCGGCAAGCTGCAAGACAGCCTGGACGCCGGCGTCGGCAACCTGGTGGACGCCGACCTGGCCAAGGAAAGCGCCAAGCTGCAGTCGCTGCAAACCAAGCAGCAGCTGGGTGTGCAGGCGCTGTCGATCGCCAACCAGTCCTCGTCGTCGATCCTGAGCCTGTTCCGTTAA